A genome region from Pseudorca crassidens isolate mPseCra1 chromosome 20, mPseCra1.hap1, whole genome shotgun sequence includes the following:
- the NOSIP gene encoding nitric oxide synthase-interacting protein isoform X1 — translation MTRHGKNCTAGAVYTYHEKKKDTAASGYGTQNIRLSRDAVKDFDCCCLSLQPCHDPVVTPDGYLYEREAILEYVLHQKKEIARQMKAYEKQRGARREEQKGLRRAAAQDQVRGFLEKEAAIVSRPLNPFTPKAASGDCPDDARPGSSAGPTGKDKDKALPSFWIPSLTPEAKATKLEKPSRIVTCPMSGKPLRMSDLTPVRFTPLDSSVDRVGLITRSERYVCAVTRDSLSNATPCAVLRPSGAVVTVECVEKLIRKDMVDPVTGEKLTDRDIIVLQRGGTGFAGSGVKLQAEKSRPVMQA, via the exons ATGACACGCCACGGCAAGAACTGCACGGCGGGGGCCGTCTACACCTACCATGAGAAGAAGAAGGACACAG CGGCCTCAGGCTACGGCACCCAGAACATTCGACTGAGCCGGGATGCCGTCAAGGACTTCGATTGCTGCTGCCTCTCTCTGCAGCCGTGCCACGACCCTGTTGTTAC CCCCGATGGCTACCTGTATGAGCGGGAGGCAATCCTAGAGTACGTTTTGCACCAGAAGAAGGAGATCGCCCGGCAGATGAAG GCCTACGAGAAGCAGCGGGGCGCCCGGCGTGAGGAGCAGAAGGGGCTGCGGCGGGCGGCCGCGCAGGACCAGGTGcggggcttcctggagaaggaggcGGCCATCGTGAGCCGGCCCCTCAACCCCTTCACGCCCAAGGCCGCCTCCGGGGACTGCCCAG ATGATGCCCGACCCGGGTCCAGTGCGGGCCCCACAGGCAAGGACAAGGACAAAGCGCTGCCCAGCTTCTGGATCCCATCGCTGACCCCCGAGGCCAAGGCCACCAAGCTGGAGAAGCCG TCGCGCATTGTGACCTGCCCCATGTCCGGGAAGCCGCTGCGCATGTCCGACCTGACGCCCGTGCGCTTCACGCCGCTCGACAGCTCCGTGGACCGCGTGGGGCTCATCACGCGCAGCGAGCGCTACGTGTGTGCCGTGACCCGCGACAGCCTGAGCAACGCCACACCGTGCGCCGTCCTGCGGCCCTC TGGGGCCGTGGTCACCGTGGAGTGCGTGGAGAAGCTGATTCGCAAGGACATGGTGGACCCCGTGACCGGAGAGAAGCTCACGGACCGCGACATCATCGTGCTGCAGCGG gGCGGCACGGGCTTCGCGGGCTCCGGAGTGAAGCTGCAGGCCGAGAAGTCCCGGCCAGTGATGCAGGCCTGA
- the NOSIP gene encoding nitric oxide synthase-interacting protein isoform X2: MTRHGKNCTAGAVYTYHEKKKDTAASGYGTQNIRLSRDAVKDFDCCCLSLQPCHDPVVTPDGYLYEREAILEYVLHQKKEIARQMKAYEKQRGARREEQKGLRRAAAQDQVRGFLEKEAAIVSRPLNPFTPKAASGDCPDDARPGSSAGPTGKDKDKALPSFWIPSLTPEAKATKLEKPLRGPRGAHHAQRALRVCRDPRQPEQRHTVRRPAALWGRGHRGVRGEADSQGHGGPRDRREAHGPRHHRAAAGRHGLRGLRSEAAGREVPASDAGLSAR, from the exons ATGACACGCCACGGCAAGAACTGCACGGCGGGGGCCGTCTACACCTACCATGAGAAGAAGAAGGACACAG CGGCCTCAGGCTACGGCACCCAGAACATTCGACTGAGCCGGGATGCCGTCAAGGACTTCGATTGCTGCTGCCTCTCTCTGCAGCCGTGCCACGACCCTGTTGTTAC CCCCGATGGCTACCTGTATGAGCGGGAGGCAATCCTAGAGTACGTTTTGCACCAGAAGAAGGAGATCGCCCGGCAGATGAAG GCCTACGAGAAGCAGCGGGGCGCCCGGCGTGAGGAGCAGAAGGGGCTGCGGCGGGCGGCCGCGCAGGACCAGGTGcggggcttcctggagaaggaggcGGCCATCGTGAGCCGGCCCCTCAACCCCTTCACGCCCAAGGCCGCCTCCGGGGACTGCCCAG ATGATGCCCGACCCGGGTCCAGTGCGGGCCCCACAGGCAAGGACAAGGACAAAGCGCTGCCCAGCTTCTGGATCCCATCGCTGACCCCCGAGGCCAAGGCCACCAAGCTGGAGAAGCCG CTCCGTGGACCGCGTGGGGCTCATCACGCGCAGCGAGCGCTACGTGTGTGCCGTGACCCGCGACAGCCTGAGCAACGCCACACCGTGCGCCGTCCTGCGGCCCTC TGGGGCCGTGGTCACCGTGGAGTGCGTGGAGAAGCTGATTCGCAAGGACATGGTGGACCCCGTGACCGGAGAGAAGCTCACGGACCGCGACATCATCGTGCTGCAGCGG gGCGGCACGGGCTTCGCGGGCTCCGGAGTGAAGCTGCAGGCCGAGAAGTCCCGGCCAGTGATGCAGGCCTGAGCGCGCGGTAA